One region of Bacillus zhangzhouensis genomic DNA includes:
- a CDS encoding helix-turn-helix domain-containing protein: MKINIGQIIKLYRYKQNMTQSELAEGICSVSHLSKIENGSKEANQDTINLLLERLGISQETLSQKARHLLSLLDEFQMNMYFYALDQAEQNAEMIIQHEEQFFSLDLGIQYHLSLFQFYLLTEKQSLALKTHRVLKKFEKTFIETEKEIFEYLEGIYQIKIGQLEDGLKKLESCFSYPSVEQSDLYYHYAKALGNMGQLGDALEATHQAMDLYRQKNNFKRIIHCTLIHGVISLELKAYQTAKKYIKEVILHTSLHPDAYIKMSAYFYYGVLLKREGDFSSAVPYLLDSLNYFNQQQIEDRYCETLYEIATLYAEYDRKKALPYIHELLKQPRIQPKCLYMIKIYKLMIEENPLDLKTYLVEAALPYFEHNALHSEYLFALRTLLTYAGAELDEQAYKFYTKKLLDHLTVYLPYYKKA, encoded by the coding sequence ATGAAAATCAATATTGGACAAATCATTAAGCTCTATCGTTATAAACAAAATATGACCCAATCTGAATTGGCAGAAGGAATTTGTTCTGTCTCTCATTTAAGTAAAATTGAAAATGGCTCAAAGGAGGCCAATCAAGATACGATCAATCTGTTGCTGGAACGGCTGGGCATCAGCCAAGAAACGCTGTCGCAAAAGGCGCGACATTTGCTATCACTCTTGGATGAGTTTCAAATGAATATGTATTTCTATGCTCTCGATCAGGCTGAACAAAATGCTGAAATGATTATTCAGCACGAGGAGCAGTTCTTTTCGCTAGATTTAGGCATTCAGTACCATTTGTCCTTATTTCAATTTTATTTATTAACCGAAAAACAGTCTCTTGCCTTAAAAACACACCGTGTGCTCAAAAAATTCGAAAAAACCTTTATTGAAACGGAAAAAGAAATTTTTGAATATCTAGAAGGTATTTATCAAATTAAAATTGGTCAGCTTGAAGATGGATTGAAAAAGCTTGAAAGCTGCTTTTCCTACCCCTCAGTTGAACAAAGTGATTTGTATTATCACTATGCAAAAGCACTTGGCAACATGGGACAGCTGGGTGATGCACTTGAAGCGACACATCAAGCGATGGATTTATATAGACAAAAGAACAATTTCAAGCGGATTATTCACTGTACACTCATTCACGGCGTGATCTCACTTGAACTAAAAGCCTATCAAACTGCGAAGAAATATATAAAGGAAGTGATTTTGCACACTTCCCTTCACCCTGATGCCTATATTAAAATGTCCGCTTATTTTTATTATGGGGTGCTCTTAAAACGTGAAGGCGATTTCTCTTCAGCTGTGCCTTATTTACTAGATTCACTCAATTACTTTAATCAACAACAGATAGAAGACCGTTACTGTGAAACGCTATATGAAATTGCGACACTATATGCTGAATATGACCGAAAAAAAGCACTTCCCTACATACATGAGCTCTTAAAACAGCCTCGTATTCAGCCAAAGTGTTTATATATGATCAAAATCTATAAATTAATGATTGAGGAAAATCCTCTTGATTTGAAAACCTATTTGGTCGAAGCAGCCCTTCCTTATTTTGAACACAATGCGCTGCACAGTGAATATTTGTTTGCTCTTAGAACCTTGCTTACCTATGCAGGTGCTGAGCTTGATGAGCAGGCATATAAGTTCTACACAAAGAAGCTGCTAGATCATTTAACAGTATATCTTCCCTATTACAAAAAAGCATGA
- a CDS encoding DUF393 domain-containing protein — protein MKKIIYLDKEKKKLAESKKREQRSIKSLRLLVFYDGQSPSCAKAIDLLKSLDWKNRIHFESFRNSQLLRLNKISEEKAEKRIVSISLAKNQKNSGIYTWLRMACHIPALWGTVPFIVLSIWLGFGQHAYDFFAKRRYIHSVKRMNHHDTDQQKTI, from the coding sequence ATGAAAAAAATCATCTATCTCGATAAAGAAAAAAAGAAGCTCGCTGAATCGAAAAAAAGAGAACAGCGTTCCATCAAATCACTAAGACTGCTTGTGTTTTATGACGGACAAAGTCCTTCATGTGCAAAAGCAATTGACTTGTTAAAATCACTCGATTGGAAAAATCGGATTCACTTTGAATCCTTTAGAAACTCGCAGCTGCTCAGGCTGAATAAAATAAGTGAAGAGAAAGCAGAAAAACGAATCGTGTCTATTTCCTTAGCTAAAAATCAAAAGAATTCAGGGATCTATACTTGGCTGCGTATGGCTTGCCATATCCCTGCATTGTGGGGAACGGTCCCATTCATCGTGCTCAGTATTTGGCTGGGCTTTGGACAGCATGCGTACGATTTCTTTGCAAAAAGACGGTATATTCATTCTGTCAAACGGATGAACCATCATGATACAGATCAACAAAAGACCATTTAA
- a CDS encoding YfhE family protein has protein sequence MKKKEHQPTSKLKKTQEVLYQQEFKKAERAAEKRNK, from the coding sequence ATGAAGAAAAAAGAACACCAGCCAACTTCAAAGCTGAAGAAAACCCAGGAAGTTCTGTATCAGCAGGAATTCAAAAAAGCGGAAAGAGCAGCAGAAAAAAGAAACAAATAA
- a CDS encoding nitroreductase, producing the protein MPETKPQTEALTVRDAVRYRRSIRKFKETPVTIEQLQTLLEDAVYAPNHKITEPWRFLYAVTDEAKATFVDRFIAFFQRHNPDAKEEKINQYREYFSKVPALLLVVLKEDENPVVRNDDFAAVSALIQNLQLLAWDQGIGMVWKSGRILYDKGFQQDMGLKENERFAAILHIGYPEEVPEEKPRQKASSLLTEIK; encoded by the coding sequence ATGCCAGAAACGAAACCACAAACAGAAGCGTTAACGGTTCGAGACGCTGTCAGATATAGACGATCGATTCGAAAATTCAAAGAAACACCAGTGACCATTGAGCAGCTTCAGACGCTATTAGAGGATGCAGTCTACGCACCGAACCATAAAATCACGGAGCCGTGGCGCTTTTTATATGCGGTGACGGATGAGGCCAAAGCAACTTTTGTTGATCGCTTCATAGCTTTCTTTCAACGTCACAACCCAGATGCAAAAGAAGAAAAGATCAATCAATACAGAGAATACTTTTCAAAGGTCCCAGCGCTTTTACTTGTCGTGCTAAAAGAAGACGAGAACCCTGTGGTGAGAAATGATGATTTTGCCGCCGTGAGCGCGCTCATTCAGAATCTCCAGCTGCTTGCATGGGATCAAGGGATCGGAATGGTATGGAAGAGCGGTCGTATTTTATACGACAAAGGCTTTCAACAAGACATGGGATTAAAGGAAAACGAGCGGTTTGCTGCGATCCTTCATATTGGTTATCCAGAAGAGGTGCCTGAGGAAAAACCGCGCCAGAAAGCGTCAAGTCTTCTTACTGAAATTAAATGA
- a CDS encoding YfhD family protein, whose protein sequence is MKKDQHKKSNHELAAQETDGEYVEFSKELADPNDVKAMARMKAADQRAKKQ, encoded by the coding sequence TTGAAAAAAGACCAACACAAAAAATCCAACCACGAGCTCGCGGCACAAGAGACGGATGGTGAATATGTTGAATTTTCCAAAGAACTTGCAGATCCGAATGACGTAAAAGCAATGGCACGTATGAAAGCAGCCGATCAGCGCGCCAAAAAACAATAA